ACTCTCTGACAATGGGATTCCAGGCGCATTTAATAGGAATCATGCTGGCCATGATCTTTTCTTCTACGATGGGGGCATTTCTTTGGTGGATGCTTCATCCGCCTCGTCAGGTGGGAGAGGCAGCGGCGAAAGCCCGGCATTCCCTGTTTGCCGTCAAAAAGATTCTGGTTCCAACCAGCGGATTTCCTTATTCAGAAAGGGGAGTAGAACTCGCCTGCAGGCTGGGTCAGGAACAAAAGGCTGAAATCTTTCTTGCTTATATTATGGAAATACCGAGGACCATGCCGCTTGGCATTCCGCTACCGGATCTGGAGCTGAAAGCAAAAGAAGCCCTGGAGAGAGCCGATTCTATTGTCGTACTTCATGGATTGAAAACCGACAAAATGATTCACCGTGCTCGAATCGCCGGTGAGGAAATTTCCAGAATTGCCAGAGAGAATGATGTGGATATGATTGTTCTCGGGATCCGATCTCACATCGGGTTGACGGAGAATATTTTGGGAAGAACGTCGGATGTCCTGTTGCGGCACGCGCCTTGTGAGGTGATAATCGATAAACTTCCGGGAGAAAATTATTGAAGATTGAGGCAGAAAAATGAGAATAGTGGTAATCGGTTCAGGAAGATTGGGCGCTTCTGTGGCTCGAAATCTGGCAAAGGAGAGTCATCAGGTGACGATCGTTGACAAGGACGAGGCAAAATTTAGAAA
This window of the Nitrospirota bacterium genome carries:
- a CDS encoding universal stress protein, translated to MIFSSTMGAFLWWMLHPPRQVGEAAAKARHSLFAVKKILVPTSGFPYSERGVELACRLGQEQKAEIFLAYIMEIPRTMPLGIPLPDLELKAKEALERADSIVVLHGLKTDKMIHRARIAGEEISRIARENDVDMIVLGIRSHIGLTENILGRTSDVLLRHAPCEVIIDKLPGENY